From the genome of Pseudarthrobacter sp. NIBRBAC000502772:
AATACGGCTGACTTCTTTCTGCTGCAGCGCCTGGACGGCCTTGGCCATCGCGAGGTACGTCTTACCCGTGCCTGCAGGGCCAATCCCGAAGATCACCGTGTTCGCATCAATCGCGTCCACGTAGTTCTTCTGGTTCAGCGTCTTGGGCCGTATGGTCTTCCCCCTGCTGGAGAGGATGTCATGGGTGAGGACGTCCACAGGGTTCTGCAATGACTGGCTGCGGAGCAAGGCGACGAGCTGGTGCAACACCGCGGGGCTGATGACTGTGCCACGGGCCACGAGGCCGCGCACTTCATGCAGCAGCCGCATGATGCGGGGAACTTCGTTGGCAGGGCCGCTGAGGGACAGTTCGTTTCCGCGGACGTGGAAGTTAACGGACGGGAACTGCTCTTCGATGTAACGCAGGGCCTCGTCATGGCTGCCGAGCGATTGGACCATCTGATCGGAGTTGTCAAAGAGAACCACCTCCGTCCGGACACCGGGAAGTGAATGGGGGAATTCTCCGGCGGCGCGGTCAGTATTGAGCCGGCGCTTTCCGTTCGCTGATTCAGTCATGGTGCTGGCCCGCAGGCCCGTGGTCCCCTCCAGTTCGAAAAATTAAGTGCGCCGGCTGCTGCGTGGGGGCTGTTGCCGAGCATGCAGGAGCCAGCGGAGTCCTTCCATCTTACGCCAGGAGGCACCTCCCGGCAGCGTCAGGCGGTCCCCGGCGAGGGTGCCCGTCACCGGCATACTGCGGGACGGTTGGCGTCATTAGGTATCAACTTCATATCGGGCTCATATCGTTCCCGTTGCAGTTGGGCCGGCAGCCCGGATTCGGTCCTTTTGGCGGAGCTGGCTATGCGATGCTGGAAATCACAGCCGTCCGGGGACCGGCTCACGGGGCCCAGGCCTCGCCATTTCACAGCCGGAAAGGACAGGCCACGAGAGTGCCGGAAACAGCGACCCCCCTCAGTGCCAGGCGCGTCGCGCCGCGTTTTCGTCCGCAACGTTTCCTGGGCCTGCTGCCAGCATTCCTCCTTCTCAGCGGTTGTATCGCGGACCCCAGCCCTGAGCCCAACCTGACGGCAAACTCCAGTGCTGCCGCCACCGGCTCCCCGGGGGCACCTTCCACCAGCGCGCCCCTGGAAACCACACAGTCCTCGAATAAGGCCCCGGTCTACTGGATTGGCCGAAGCAACAGCAACGTGTTCCTATACCGGGAGTTCCGGGACGTGCCGGAGCAGGAGAATCCAGTGACCCGCGCCCTGCGGGCCATGATGTCCGAGAAGCCGCTGGACCCGGATTTCTTCACGCCCTGGCAGGATCCCGAAAAACTCGCCTCGTCCATCTCCGGCAAGAACGTCATTACCGTCGACGTCTCGGAGGATGCCTTTAACAGCAATCTCGACGCCGACATGGCCGGCCGCGCCATTCAGCAGCTGGTCTTTACCGCTACGGCAGCGGCCGCGAGTTCCGGCCTGATCGATTCCGGCCAGCAGATCCAGGTCAGGATCCTGGTGGATAGCCACACCGATTACGTTGCCTTCGACCACGTCCAGCTTGGCGACCCCATGTCCCGAGCCGCCGGAATGGTGGCGCCCGTGTGGATCATCGATCCGCAGGAAGGGACTGATTTGGCCGGCGGAAGCGTCAAGATCACGGGCCGCAGCACGGTTCCGGGCGGTAAACTCCGCTGGCAGATCCTGCGGGCCGAAGCGAACGGGAACAAGGCGCCCTACCTGACCGGGGAGACCACTGCAGCTGCCGAAGCCGCCCAGTCCGGAGTCTTTACCCTTGCCCTTAGCCTGTCCTCGGGGAGTTACGAGCTCCGCGTTTCGCAGGTGGATGCGGCCGGCACCAGCCAGGAGCTGAATGTGGATACGCGGAACTTCAACGTCCGGTAACAGCCCGCGCAGCAGTCGGCCTCAGGATACCGGTGCTGTCCAGCGTCCCAGTACATCACTCGCCAGAACAACCGCTGCCGGTCCGGCCGTGGATGACCTCAGGACGTGGTGTCCCAAGAGCGCCGTCACGGCGCCGGCGTCGCAAAGCCGGGTGACTTCGCGGGGACTGATTCCGCCCTCCGGACCAACGATGAGCAGAATTTCCCGGGGTCCGCCGTCAGCCTGGGTGCCCTGCCATGATTCCAGGACAGACCGGAGCGGCCGGACCGCGTCTTCGTGCAGGATTACGGCCAGATCCGCTGCCGCCACGGCCGCCGCAAGGCCTGGCGTTTCGACGGCGGCGCGCACCTCGGGGATCCAGGCGCGGCGTGCCTGCTTGGCGGCGGCAGTGACCACGGACTGCCATTTTGCGTGGGCCTTGGCCGCGCGCTCACCCTTCCAGCGGACAATTGATCGCTCGGACTGCCAGGGAACTACGGCATCAATCCCGAGTTCGGTTGCCGTTTCCACGGCCAGTTCATCGCGGTCCCCCTTGGCCAGGGCCTGCACCAGCACAAGCCGGATGTCGGGCCGGTCCTCCACAACGAGGGCGGAGCATTCCACGGTGAGCTCCGCGGGCGACGCCGACACAACAGTTCCCGTCAGCCGCCTTCCGGCGCCATCGGCAATGTCCACCGCCTCTCCGGGAGATAGCCGTTTTACGGTCACGGCGTGGCGTGCCTCCGGCCCTTGAAGGACAAAACGGGCACCGGGCACCAGACCGTCCAGCGACCCGGCACCGCTGAAGAAAACGGGATTGCTCACCGCTACAGGTTACCGAACCGGTCCCGCAGCTTGGCAAAGACGCCGCCGCTGGCAGCCAGTTTGCCTTCCGTGAACTGCTCGCCCCGGAGCTTCGCCAGCTGCCGCAGGAGATCCTCCTGCGCGGCATCCAGCTTGGCCGGCGTCTCCACCTGCAGATGGACCATCAGGTCCCCGCGGCCGTAACCGCGCAGGTGCGTCACGCCGAGTCCACGGAGCGTGATGATCTCCCCTGACTGCGTCCCTGCCTTGACGTCGATTTCCTGCAGCCCGTCAAAGGTTTCCAGTGACAGCTCGGTGCCTAGGGCGGCGGCAGTCATCGGGATGTGCAGCGTTGCGTGCAGGTCGTCACCGTCGCGTGCGTACGTGGCGTCGTTGTTGACCCGGAGTTCCACGTACAGGTCCCCGGACGGTCCGCCGGCCGGGCCTGCTTCGCCCTGCCCGGAGAGCTGGATCCGGGTGCCCGTGGCAACACCGGCCGGCACCTTGATGGTGAGCGACCGCCGGCTGCGGATGCGGCCCTGGCCGCTGCATTCGTTGCAGGGGTCCTTGATGACCGTCCCGAAGCCTTCGCAACTGCCACAGGGGGCCGCCGTCATGACCTGGCCCAGGATGGAGCGCACCGCGCGCTGGACCTGGCCGCTGCCGCCGCAGATATCACAGCGCACAGGGTGGCTGCCGTCGCGGCAGCATGACCCGTTGCAGGTGGGGCAGGTGACGGCTGTGTCCACTTCGAGTTTCCGGTTGACGCCGAACACGGCATCGCGGAGTTCGATCCGTACACTGATCAGCGCGTCCTGGCCGCGGCGGACCCGGGAAGCGGGGCCGGAGGTGCCGCCGGCCCCGAAGAACGTGTCGAAGATGTCCTGGAACGCGAAGCCCTGGCCGGAGTATCCACCGCCGCCGAACCCGTTGTCGGTGCCGTTCTCATTGCCGGTGGTGTCATAGATCCGGCGCTTTTGCGGGTCCGAAAGTACCTCGTAGGCATGGGTCACGGCCTTGAAGCGGTCCGATGCATCGTCCCCGGGGTTTACGTCCGGGTGGAGAGTTCGGGCCAGCTTGCGGTAGGCCTTCTTGATCTCTTCCCCGGTGGCTTCCGGCGAGACTCCGAGGACGTCGTAGTGGCTGCTCAAAGTTCGTATCTCTTCCTTGTTGTACTGACGGCAGGCGTGCTGCCGGCACTGCTCTTCGTGCCTGGACCGTGATGCTGTTACGGACCCAGAATTCTTGAAAGGTAACGGGCTACTGCCCTGACGGCGGCCATGGTGGTGGGGTAGTCCATCCGGGTAGGGCCGAGCACACCGATCTTGGCAGTGCTGTCTGGTCCGTAGCCCGTGGCCACCACGGAGGCTTCCGCTAGTCCGTCGTACGGGTTTTCACGCCCGATGCTGACTGCCACGCCCCTCGGATCCTGCGCCATGTCGCTCAGGAGGCGCAGCAGGACAACCTGCTCCTCGAGCGCTTCCAGGACCGGTCCGATACTGAGCGGAAAATCCACATTGGAGCGGGCGAGGTTCGCCGTTCCGGCCATGACCATGCGTTCCTCGCGACTGCTGTGGGCGAGCGTTTCCAGCCCGTGGGCCAGGGCCTGGGCCGCCGCGCGCTGGCCTGGGCTGACGGACGAAACGACTCCGGGCAGCGAGGGGGTCAGCCGGCTCAGCGAGATGCCCGCGAGTGATCCGAGGAAGTGTGTCCGCAGCGCGGCGATAGCGTCGTCGCCGAGGTCCTGGCCGATGTCGATCACGCGCTGTTCGACCTTGCCGGTGGTGGCGATGAGGACCACCAGGACCTGCCGGGGCGCGAGCAGGACGAATTCGATGTGGCGGATGGTGGCGCGGCTCAGATGCGGATACTGCACCACGGCGACCTGGTTGGTCAGCTGCGACAGCATCCTGACGGTCCTGTCCAGGACGTCGTCCAGATCGTCGGCGCCCTCCAGCAGCGACTGGATGGCACGCCGTTCCGCGTGGGAAAGCGGCTTTACCGCTGAAATCTGGTCCACAAACAGCCGATAGCCTTTGTCTGTGGGGATCCGTCCGGCGCTGGTGTGCGGGGCCGTGATCAGGCCGTCGTCTTCCAAGGCCGCCATGTCGTTGCGGATGGTGGCACTGGACACGCCGAGGTGGTGGCGTTCCACGAGCGCTTTTGAACCTACTGGCTCGCGGGAGTGCACATAGTCCTCCACGATGGCGCGCAGTACTTCGAGTTTGCGCGGCTCGCTCATACTCCACCTCCATCCGTGGTCACTGCAGGGTTAGCACTCGACATGCCCAAGTGCTAACAGTCTAATATGAGTCACCCCGTTGTTAGCATTGGTACCGCTCCGGGCGAAATTCCGGGCCAGGATCTAGCGGCAAGGCGGAATCAATCCATGCAGTACCAGAACTGGGGTCCGCAGGAGATCACCGCGCCCGTCAAGAGCGAACTGCCTGAGGTTCCCGTGGAACGCGGCATGGTTCTTGAAGACGCCCAGTCCGGCTGGGTGGGAGCGGTGACCCGGGTGGAGAAGTCCGGCGGCATGCATGTAGTGGCCCTCGAAGACCGGCGCGGCAAGTCCCGGTCCTTCCGGCTGGGCTTCGGGTTCCTCCTGGAGGGTCAGCCCATCCGGCTCGTTCCCCCGGCGCCCCGGCAGGCCGCCCCCGTGGCCGCCGGCCGGACGGCGTCCGGCTCGGTCCGCGTTGCCGGCCAGCGTGCCCAGGTGGCCAAAGCCAGCAGAATCTGGGTGGAGGGAAAACACGACGCCGAACTCGTGGAAAAAGTCTGGGGTGACGATCTCCGCGTAGAGGGCATCGTCGTCGAGCCTTTGCATGGCATTGATGACCTGGCGGGGGCGGTGGCCGCATTCGGTCCCGGTCCGGGACGGCGGCTGGGGGTCCTGGTGGACCACCTGGTGCCCGACTCGAAGGAGTGGCGCATCGCGGCTGCCGTGATGGCCTCCCCCGGTGCGGCCGGGAACGTCCTGATCGTCGGGCACCCTTACGTTGACGTGTGGCAGGCCATCCGGCCTGCTGTCCTGGGCATCGAACAGTGGCCGGTGGTGCCCCGCGGGCAGGACTGGAAGACCGGCATCCTGGCAGCGTTCGGCTGGCCGCACTCCACCAAGGAAGACATCGGGCTTGGCTGGCAAAAGCTGCTGGGCGCTGTCCGCAGTTACGCGGACCTGGAAGCGTCACTGCTCGGGAGAGTGGAGGAAGTCATCGACTTTCTGACGGTGCCCTGACACCGGATCCAGGTCTTGGCGGCGGCATTTGGTGGCTGAACCAGTATTCTTGGTACTGCGGAGGCTGCAGTTGCTTCAGTCCGGCATTCTCCAACCCAGCACCATTGCACTTTCGAAGGAAGAAAACCGTGGCACAAAACGCACGCGAGCACCGGGACGACCACGGCGGCCAGGGCCGTTCCGAGTACCAGGGCGTTCCGGCTAATGCGCTGCCCCTGACGGCCAGCGAAGACCGCCAGTGGGCCACGCTGGCACACTTCGGCGGGATCCTCGGCTGCGTTCCGTCACTGCTGATCTACCTGATTTTCCGTGAGCGCGGGCCGTTCACCGCCCAGGAATCCAAGGAAGCGCTGAACTTCAGCCTGCCGCCCACCATCGCGGCGCTGGTGGCCAATCTCCTGGTGTTCATTCCGGTGATCGGAAACATCTTCGCCGTCATCGCCACCCTGATCTGGATTGCCCTGACCTGCTTCTCCGTGGCCGCAGGTATCCATGTCAACAAGGGCCAGCCCCACCGTTACCAGTACAACCTGCGCTGGATCAAGTAGTCCCCACCCGCACCCTCAGTCCGGCAGGATCCTGCGGACCACGGCGTCGGCCAGCAGGCGGCCCTTCAGGGTCAGTACCAGCGTGCCGTGGAAGGCAGCCGGCGGCTCCACCAGGCCGTCGGCAATGAGCCCGGCCATGGCGTGACGGCCGTGCTCGCCCAGCGTTGACGTGGCCAGTCCCGACACGAGCCGGGCCTCAAGCATCACGCGCTCCACGTCGCGGGTTTCGGCGTCGAGCGTTTCCCGCCCGGCCGCCGGTGACAGGCCCTGAGCGAGCCGTCCGGCGTAGGCCGTGGGGTGCTTGACGTTCCACCACCGCACCCCGCCCACGTGTGAATGTGCACCAGGCCCGATGCCCCACCAGTCGTCCCCGCGCCAGTACGCGAGGTTGTGCCGGCATGCCTGCTCCGGCGTCCGGGACCAGTTGCTGACCTCGTACCAGCTGAGGCCTGCAGCGCCGATCAGCTGGTCGGCGAGTTCGTATTTGTCGGCGTGGTCGTCGTCGTCGATTCCCGGGACTTCACCACGGCGGATCTGGGCTGCCAGCTTGGTGCCGTCTTCCACGATCAGCGCGTAGGCACTGATGTGGTCAGGCTGGTAGGAGAGGGCCGTCTCCAGGGAGAACCGCCAGTCCTCCAGGGACTCCCCCGGTGTCCCGTAGATCAGGTCCAGGCTCACGGCCAGTCCGGCATCGCGCGCCCACTGCACCACCTGCGGCACGCGGCTGGGCGTGTGCGTGCGGTCCAGGACCTTCAGGACATGGGGAACGGCAGACTGCATGCCGAAGGAAACCCGGGTGAAGCCGGCATCGGCCAGAACCTGAAGGGATGCCGGGGTGACCGAGTCCGGGTTTGCTTCGGTGGTCACTTCGGCGCCGGGTTCCAGGCCCCAGTGCCCGACGGCGGCCGTCAGGATCCGTGCGAGGTCTTCCGCCGGGAGCAGCGTGGGAGTGCCGCCGCCGAAGAAGACTGTGCTCAGCGGACGGTCCGGGAGACTCGAGTGCCGCAGGACTGTGGCGGCAAAGTCGACTTCGGACACGGCCGTGGTGGCGTACGCGTCCTGTGACGCTCCGCCGCCCAGTTCGGTGGCCGTGTAGGTGTTGAAGTCGCAGTATCCGCAACGAACAGCGCAGAACGGGATGTGCACGTACAGCCCGAAAGCCCGGTCCGCGGAACCGGCCACTGCCTGGGCGGGCAGCAGACCGTCCGACGGCGCGGGGTCGCCGAGTGGAAGAATGCTAGGCATTGCAGGGGCCTCCGGTGTTGCCGGCCACTGTCATCACTACTTCTTGGCCTTGTCCTTGGACTCGTCGGTGGTCAGCGCAGCGATGAAGGCTTCCTGGGGGACCTCAACGCGGCCCACCATCTTCATGCGCTTTTTGCCTTCCTTCTGCTTCTCCAGCAGCTTGCGCTTCCGGGAAATGTCGCCGCCGTAGCACTTGGCCAAAACGTCCTTGCGGATGGCGCGGATGCTTTCCCTGGCGATGATCCTGGAGCCGATGGCAGCCTGGATGGGCACTTCGAACTGCTGGCGGGGAATGAGCTCGCGCAGTTTGCCGGTCATCATCACACCGTAGGCATAGGCCTTCTCGCGGTGCGTGATGGCGGAGAAGGCATCCACCTGTTCGCCCTGGAGCATGATGTCCACCTTGACCAGGTCGGCCACCTGCTCGCCGTCGGCTTTCCAGTCCAGCGAACCGTAGCCCCGGGTCTTGGATTTGAGGATGTCAAAGAAATCGAACACGATCTCAGCGAGCGGCAGCCGGTAGCGGATTTCGACCCTGTCCTCGGACAGGTAGTCCATGCCGCCTATAACACCGCGGCGGCTCTGGCAGAGCTCCATGATGGCGCCCACAAACTCATTCGGCGCCAAGATGGTGGCAGCCACCATCGGCTCGCGGACCTCTGCGATCTTGCCGGAAGGGTATTCGCTGGGGTTGGTCACATGGACCACCTTCTTGTCCTCCAGCGTCACTTCATACTCCACGTTGGGGGCGGTGGAGATCAGGTCAAGATTGTATTCGCGTTCGAGCCGCTCCCTGGTGATTTCAAGGTGGAGCAGGCCGAGGAAGCCGACGCGGAAGCCGAAGCCGAGCGCGGCCGACGTTTCGGGCTCGTACACCAGGGCGGCGTCGTTGAGCATCAGCTTCTCCAGCGCATCGCGGAGCACCGGGTAGTCCGTGCCGTCCAGCGGGTACAGGCCGGAGAAGACCATCGGCTTGGCATCGGCGTAGCCGGGAAGGGAGGCCGTGGCAGGCTTGGCGAGGTTGGTGACGGTGTCGCCGACCTTGGACAGGCGGACGTCCTTCACACCGGTGATGAGGTAGCCCACTTCGCCAACCCCGAGACCCTGGGAGGGGGTGGGCTCCGGGGAGCTCACCCCGATCTCGAGGAGTTCGTGGGTGGCCCGGGTGGACATCATCTGGATGCGTTCACGGGGGTGGAGCATGCCGTCAACCACACGGACGTAGGTAACCACACCGCGGTACGTGTCGTAGACCGAGTCGAAGATCATGGCGCGCGCGGGGGCGTTCGGGTCCCCTACGGGGGCCGGCAGATCGCGGACGATCTTGTCCAGCAGGACCTCGACGCCCATGCCGGTCTTGCCAGAGACGCGGAGCACGTCGTCGGGGTCGCCGCCGATCAGGCTGGCCAGTTCGGCCGCGTACTTCTCAGGCTGGGCTGCCGGGAGGTCGATCTTGTTCAGTACCGGGATGATGGTGAGGTTGTTTTCCATCGCCAGGTACAGGTTCGCGAGGG
Proteins encoded in this window:
- a CDS encoding DUF4870 domain-containing protein encodes the protein MAQNAREHRDDHGGQGRSEYQGVPANALPLTASEDRQWATLAHFGGILGCVPSLLIYLIFRERGPFTAQESKEALNFSLPPTIAALVANLLVFIPVIGNIFAVIATLIWIALTCFSVAAGIHVNKGQPHRYQYNLRWIK
- a CDS encoding 16S rRNA (uracil(1498)-N(3))-methyltransferase, with protein sequence MSNPVFFSGAGSLDGLVPGARFVLQGPEARHAVTVKRLSPGEAVDIADGAGRRLTGTVVSASPAELTVECSALVVEDRPDIRLVLVQALAKGDRDELAVETATELGIDAVVPWQSERSIVRWKGERAAKAHAKWQSVVTAAAKQARRAWIPEVRAAVETPGLAAAVAAADLAVILHEDAVRPLRSVLESWQGTQADGGPREILLIVGPEGGISPREVTRLCDAGAVTALLGHHVLRSSTAGPAAVVLASDVLGRWTAPVS
- a CDS encoding PhoH family protein — translated: MTESANGKRRLNTDRAAGEFPHSLPGVRTEVVLFDNSDQMVQSLGSHDEALRYIEEQFPSVNFHVRGNELSLSGPANEVPRIMRLLHEVRGLVARGTVISPAVLHQLVALLRSQSLQNPVDVLTHDILSSRGKTIRPKTLNQKNYVDAIDANTVIFGIGPAGTGKTYLAMAKAVQALQQKEVSRIILTRPAVEAGERLGFLPGTLSDKIDPYLRPLYDALHDMMDPESIPRLMAAGTIEVAPLAYMRGRTLNDAFIILDEAQNTTPEQMKMFLTRLGFGSKMVVTGDVTQVDLPFGTRSGLRIVEEILQGIEDVNFTLLDDTDVVRHRLVGDIVRAYSLWDDVQRNKVKHSVSRVKRGESA
- the hemW gene encoding radical SAM family heme chaperone HemW — translated: MPSILPLGDPAPSDGLLPAQAVAGSADRAFGLYVHIPFCAVRCGYCDFNTYTATELGGGASQDAYATTAVSEVDFAATVLRHSSLPDRPLSTVFFGGGTPTLLPAEDLARILTAAVGHWGLEPGAEVTTEANPDSVTPASLQVLADAGFTRVSFGMQSAVPHVLKVLDRTHTPSRVPQVVQWARDAGLAVSLDLIYGTPGESLEDWRFSLETALSYQPDHISAYALIVEDGTKLAAQIRRGEVPGIDDDDHADKYELADQLIGAAGLSWYEVSNWSRTPEQACRHNLAYWRGDDWWGIGPGAHSHVGGVRWWNVKHPTAYAGRLAQGLSPAAGRETLDAETRDVERVMLEARLVSGLATSTLGEHGRHAMAGLIADGLVEPPAAFHGTLVLTLKGRLLADAVVRRILPD
- the hrcA gene encoding heat-inducible transcriptional repressor HrcA yields the protein MSEPRKLEVLRAIVEDYVHSREPVGSKALVERHHLGVSSATIRNDMAALEDDGLITAPHTSAGRIPTDKGYRLFVDQISAVKPLSHAERRAIQSLLEGADDLDDVLDRTVRMLSQLTNQVAVVQYPHLSRATIRHIEFVLLAPRQVLVVLIATTGKVEQRVIDIGQDLGDDAIAALRTHFLGSLAGISLSRLTPSLPGVVSSVSPGQRAAAQALAHGLETLAHSSREERMVMAGTANLARSNVDFPLSIGPVLEALEEQVVLLRLLSDMAQDPRGVAVSIGRENPYDGLAEASVVATGYGPDSTAKIGVLGPTRMDYPTTMAAVRAVARYLSRILGP
- a CDS encoding DUF3097 domain-containing protein is translated as MQYQNWGPQEITAPVKSELPEVPVERGMVLEDAQSGWVGAVTRVEKSGGMHVVALEDRRGKSRSFRLGFGFLLEGQPIRLVPPAPRQAAPVAAGRTASGSVRVAGQRAQVAKASRIWVEGKHDAELVEKVWGDDLRVEGIVVEPLHGIDDLAGAVAAFGPGPGRRLGVLVDHLVPDSKEWRIAAAVMASPGAAGNVLIVGHPYVDVWQAIRPAVLGIEQWPVVPRGQDWKTGILAAFGWPHSTKEDIGLGWQKLLGAVRSYADLEASLLGRVEEVIDFLTVP
- the dnaJ gene encoding molecular chaperone DnaJ, which encodes MSSHYDVLGVSPEATGEEIKKAYRKLARTLHPDVNPGDDASDRFKAVTHAYEVLSDPQKRRIYDTTGNENGTDNGFGGGGYSGQGFAFQDIFDTFFGAGGTSGPASRVRRGQDALISVRIELRDAVFGVNRKLEVDTAVTCPTCNGSCCRDGSHPVRCDICGGSGQVQRAVRSILGQVMTAAPCGSCEGFGTVIKDPCNECSGQGRIRSRRSLTIKVPAGVATGTRIQLSGQGEAGPAGGPSGDLYVELRVNNDATYARDGDDLHATLHIPMTAAALGTELSLETFDGLQEIDVKAGTQSGEIITLRGLGVTHLRGYGRGDLMVHLQVETPAKLDAAQEDLLRQLAKLRGEQFTEGKLAASGGVFAKLRDRFGNL
- a CDS encoding GerMN domain-containing protein; this translates as MPETATPLSARRVAPRFRPQRFLGLLPAFLLLSGCIADPSPEPNLTANSSAAATGSPGAPSTSAPLETTQSSNKAPVYWIGRSNSNVFLYREFRDVPEQENPVTRALRAMMSEKPLDPDFFTPWQDPEKLASSISGKNVITVDVSEDAFNSNLDADMAGRAIQQLVFTATAAAASSGLIDSGQQIQVRILVDSHTDYVAFDHVQLGDPMSRAAGMVAPVWIIDPQEGTDLAGGSVKITGRSTVPGGKLRWQILRAEANGNKAPYLTGETTAAAEAAQSGVFTLALSLSSGSYELRVSQVDAAGTSQELNVDTRNFNVR
- the lepA gene encoding translation elongation factor 4, which produces MSPMARTAPVPAATDPAIIRNFCIIAHIDHGKSTLADRMLQFTGVVKSRDMKAQYLDRMDIERERGITIKSQAVRMPWELDGTSYALNMIDTPGHVDFTYEVSRSLAACEGAVLLVDAAQGIEAQTLANLYLAMENNLTIIPVLNKIDLPAAQPEKYAAELASLIGGDPDDVLRVSGKTGMGVEVLLDKIVRDLPAPVGDPNAPARAMIFDSVYDTYRGVVTYVRVVDGMLHPRERIQMMSTRATHELLEIGVSSPEPTPSQGLGVGEVGYLITGVKDVRLSKVGDTVTNLAKPATASLPGYADAKPMVFSGLYPLDGTDYPVLRDALEKLMLNDAALVYEPETSAALGFGFRVGFLGLLHLEITRERLEREYNLDLISTAPNVEYEVTLEDKKVVHVTNPSEYPSGKIAEVREPMVAATILAPNEFVGAIMELCQSRRGVIGGMDYLSEDRVEIRYRLPLAEIVFDFFDILKSKTRGYGSLDWKADGEQVADLVKVDIMLQGEQVDAFSAITHREKAYAYGVMMTGKLRELIPRQQFEVPIQAAIGSRIIARESIRAIRKDVLAKCYGGDISRKRKLLEKQKEGKKRMKMVGRVEVPQEAFIAALTTDESKDKAKK